In a single window of the Bradyrhizobium erythrophlei genome:
- a CDS encoding alpha/beta fold hydrolase produces the protein MTLVSIPANPVPEDVVSGTIKTPDGAELRFARWAPPAGRKGTVCVFSGRGEQIEKYFETVRDLRDRGFAVAMIDWRGQGHSSRRLRDPRKGYVRDFSDFEADVETFVQQVVLPDCPPPHFALAHSMGGAVMLRVAHAGKRWFDRMVLSAPMIDLPGHRTSFPARALLRVLRLAGQGGRYVPGGSDALTGTESFVNNQLTSDPVRYARNAAILEEDPTLGIGSPTVAWADTAFRAMHGFRASTYPLEIRQPILMLAASNDTIVSTPAIEEFAYHLRAGSHLVIAGAKHEILQEQDRYRAQFWAAFDAFVPGTPLFK, from the coding sequence ATGACGCTGGTCTCGATTCCCGCCAATCCGGTCCCGGAGGACGTCGTCAGCGGCACCATCAAGACCCCCGACGGCGCCGAGTTGCGTTTTGCGCGCTGGGCGCCGCCGGCAGGCCGGAAGGGCACGGTCTGCGTCTTCTCCGGGCGCGGCGAGCAGATCGAAAAATATTTCGAGACGGTGCGCGACCTGCGCGACCGCGGTTTCGCTGTAGCGATGATCGACTGGCGCGGGCAGGGCCATTCGTCGCGGCGCCTGCGCGATCCGCGCAAGGGCTATGTCCGCGATTTCTCTGATTTCGAAGCGGACGTCGAAACCTTCGTGCAGCAAGTGGTGCTGCCGGATTGCCCGCCGCCGCATTTCGCGCTGGCGCATTCGATGGGCGGCGCGGTGATGCTGCGGGTCGCGCATGCCGGCAAGCGCTGGTTCGACCGTATGGTGCTGTCGGCGCCGATGATCGACCTCCCCGGACACCGCACCTCGTTTCCGGCCCGCGCGCTGCTGCGCGTTTTGCGGCTTGCCGGCCAGGGCGGTCGCTACGTTCCCGGCGGCAGCGACGCGCTGACCGGCACGGAGTCGTTCGTCAACAATCAGCTGACCAGCGATCCCGTGCGCTATGCCCGTAACGCCGCGATCCTCGAGGAAGATCCGACGCTCGGCATCGGATCGCCGACGGTCGCGTGGGCCGATACGGCGTTTCGCGCCATGCACGGCTTCCGCGCCTCGACCTATCCTCTGGAAATTCGTCAGCCGATCCTGATGCTGGCCGCCAGCAACGACACGATTGTGTCGACGCCGGCGATCGAGGAGTTCGCCTATCACCTGCGTGCCGGCTCGCATCTGGTGATCGCCGGCGCGAAGCACGAAATCCTGCAGGAGCAGGACCGCTACCGCGCCCAATTCTGGGCGGCGTTCGATGCGTTCGTGCCAGGCACGCCGTTGTTCAAGTGA
- a CDS encoding Hsp20 family protein, with protein MRTYDLTPFYRSTVGFDRFFSLLDQATADGSPGYPPYNIERTGENTYRISVAVSGFSQGELSIVAKENTLTIKGEKSANENGRDTSEVLYRGIAARAFERAFQLADFVVVKNASLENGLLHVDLVREIPEAKKPRNIPISTAAQAPQVLDGSAEKAAA; from the coding sequence ATGCGTACCTACGATCTCACCCCGTTTTATCGTTCCACCGTCGGCTTCGACCGGTTCTTTTCCCTGCTCGACCAGGCCACCGCCGACGGCAGCCCCGGCTATCCGCCCTACAATATCGAGCGCACCGGCGAGAACACCTACCGCATCAGCGTCGCGGTTTCCGGCTTCTCGCAGGGCGAGCTTTCGATCGTCGCGAAGGAAAACACGCTGACGATCAAGGGCGAAAAATCCGCCAATGAAAACGGCAGGGACACGTCCGAGGTGCTGTACCGCGGCATCGCCGCGCGCGCCTTTGAGCGGGCCTTCCAGCTTGCCGATTTCGTGGTGGTGAAAAACGCCTCGCTTGAGAACGGCCTGCTCCACGTCGATCTCGTCCGCGAGATTCCCGAGGCCAAGAAGCCCCGCAACATTCCGATTTCGACGGCCGCTCAGGCACCGCAGGTGCTCGACGGCTCGGCCGAGAAAGCCGCGGCATAA
- a CDS encoding alpha/beta fold hydrolase, whose product MQIARVVIAIAVAALTAALVESARAQQATPVEARNVVLVHGAWADGSSWAEVIPLLQAAGLKVTAVQNPLTSLADSDAAARRELALQDGPTVLVAHSSGGTVISDVGTDPKVTALVYVAARAPDAGEDFVALSGKYPAGPVRAGVQEHDGFTKISEEAFLRSFANGVVHKKAEVLYAVEEPAAAALFGERTTAAAWHSKPSWYAVSKLDQTINPDLERFLAKRMNATTVELEAGHLSLVSHPKEVADLILAAAGRKK is encoded by the coding sequence ATGCAGATAGCTCGGGTCGTCATCGCAATAGCCGTCGCCGCGCTGACCGCGGCGCTCGTCGAGTCCGCGCGCGCTCAGCAGGCCACGCCCGTCGAGGCGCGCAACGTCGTGCTGGTGCACGGGGCATGGGCGGACGGCTCCAGCTGGGCCGAAGTGATCCCGCTGCTTCAGGCCGCCGGCCTGAAGGTCACCGCCGTGCAAAATCCGCTGACCTCGCTCGCCGATTCCGATGCTGCGGCCCGGCGCGAATTGGCGCTCCAGGATGGTCCGACCGTGCTGGTCGCCCATTCCTCGGGCGGCACCGTCATCAGCGACGTCGGCACCGACCCGAAGGTCACCGCGCTTGTCTATGTCGCGGCGCGGGCCCCCGACGCCGGCGAGGATTTCGTCGCGCTTTCCGGGAAATATCCGGCGGGACCGGTGCGCGCGGGCGTTCAGGAGCACGATGGTTTCACCAAAATTTCGGAAGAAGCTTTTCTCAGGTCCTTCGCCAACGGCGTCGTCCACAAGAAAGCAGAGGTCCTTTACGCCGTGGAGGAACCCGCGGCCGCCGCGCTGTTCGGCGAGCGAACCACTGCGGCCGCCTGGCACTCCAAGCCGTCATGGTACGCAGTGTCGAAGCTCGACCAGACCATCAATCCCGACCTCGAGCGATTCCTGGCCAAGCGCATGAACGCGACCACGGTGGAATTGGAGGCGGGTCACCTGTCGCTGGTGTCCCACCCCAAAGAGGTCGCCGATCTGATCCTGGCTGCCGCCGGGCGGAAGAAGTAG